The following nucleotide sequence is from Paucidesulfovibrio longus DSM 6739.
AGCCACCTCCCCGTCTCGCTTCCCTTTCCGCGCTTAAGCGCGGATGCGCAGCATCGGGCTTCGGCGCAAAATGGGAGCCCGGAGGGCCGCGGGCCTTCTGGCCGCCGGAGGCGAAACGCTTCCTCCCGATTGCGGCGCGATTGTCATCCGAAACGGTTTGGCATACGTAGGCAGGCAGATCGTTGCAATGTTGCAGCCCTTGAAACTTCGTCCGCGCCGAGCGCGGGCATACGATTTGGGAATTCTATTTCCTGGAGGATGACATGGAAGCTCCGTCCAAGAATCTGGCGATGGACCTGGTGCGCGTGACCGAGGCCGCGGCTCTGGCCGCAGGCCGCTGGCTGGGCCGAGGCGACAAGAATTCCGGCGATCAGGCCGCTGTGGACGCCATGCGTCTTTCGTTCAACAGCCTGGACATCGACGGCCGGATCGTCATCGGCGAGGGCGAGAAGGACGAAGCGCCCATGCTCTACAACGGCGAGCGCGTGGGCACGGGCGACGGCCCGGCCGTGGACGTGGCCGTGGACCCCGTGGAGGGCACGAATCTGCTGGCCACGGGCCGTCCCAACGCCATCGCCGTGGTGGGCGTGGCCCCGGCGGGCACCATGCTCGATCCCGGTCCCAGCTTCTACATGCAGAAGCTGGTGGTTCCGGCTCCGGCGCGCGCCGTGGTCGACATCGAGGCCCCGGTGGGCCACAACCTCAAGTCCATTGCCAAGGCGCTCGGCAAGGACGTGGACGACCTCGTGGTCTTCGTGCTGGACAAGCCGCGCCACAAGCCGCTCATCGCCGAGATCCGCGCGGCGGGCGCGCGCATCCAGCTGCATACGGACGGCGACGTGAACGGCGCGCTCATGGCCGTGAACCCGCGCGGCGACGTGGACGTGATGATCGGCACGGGCGGGACTCCCGAAGGCGTGCTGGCGGCCTGCGCCATCCGGGTCATGGGCGGCGAGATGTTCGCCCGTTTCGACCCGCAGCTGGAAGACGAGAAAAAGGCCATGGCCGAGGCCGGGTTCGACCTGACGCGGGTCTACACCGCCGCCGACCTGGTCAAAAGCGACGACGTGTTCTTCGCGGCCACGGGCCTTTCCGGCGGTTCGTTCCTGAAAGGCGTGCGCTACACGGGCACGGGCGCGCTGACCCACTCGCTGGTCATGCGCGGCCACACCGGCACGATCCGCTACATCGAGTCGGAACATTCCTGGGACAAGCTGATGCGCTTTTCCTCGGTGAAGTACGACTAGAGCGCCGAAGGATGCACGAAATGGAAAAGGCCCGGATGTCCGGGCCTTTTTCGTGTGCGCCGCGAGCCGCGCAGAGGACCGTGTCCGGGCCGCTAGGCGGCGGAACCGATCTTTTCCAGCTCCTCTTCGTAGAGCAGCTTGTCCACGTTGAGCAGGATCTTCACGTCGTCGCCGATCTTGCCCATGCCCTTGATGAAGCGGCTGCCCGAGCCCTTGGAAACCTGGGGCGGCGGGGAGACGTTCTTTTCGGGAATGTCCGCCACTTCGTTCACGGTGTCGACCACGAGGCCGATGGACGTTTCATTGATGCGCACCACGATGACGCAGGTGCGGTCATCGTAGTCGCGCGGCTCCATCTTGAAGCGCGTGCGCACGTCCATGACCGGGATGACCTGGCCGCGCAGGTTGATGACGCCCTTGACGAAGCCGGGCATGTCCGGAACTTCGGTGATCTTCTGGATGCCCACGATCTCGATGACGTAGCGGATATCCAGGCCGTAATCCTCGTTGCCGAGGTGGAAGGTGAGGTACTTGTCCTTTTGGGAATCGCCGTCCTCATCGTCCATGAAATCGTCTTCGATGACGTTGTTGAGCTTATCTTCCGACATCGTGCCCTCCCTGGAAAGGTGATTGCGATCGAACAGTATGATATAGGATCGGACCAGAGGGCGCAAGATATAGCGTCTGATGGTTCACCAATAATCATGGAGGCCTCATGCTGGTCATCATACTTGGCGGAACCGGGTTCATCGGCAGGGCGCTTTGCGCGGAGCTGCTCGGTGCGGGTCACGAGGTGGCAGTTGTCTCGCGCTCCCCGGCCAAGGTCCGGAGCGTGCTCGGCGAGGGCGTCCGCGCGCTGGAAGGCGGCGGCCCCGGCTCCTGGGCCGGGCTGCTCGGCCCGGAGACCGCCGTGGTCAACCTGGCCGGGGAGAACATCGCGGCGCGCTGGACCCCGGAACGCATGCGCCGGATCCTGGAGAGCCGGGTGCGCTCCGGAGAGGCCGTGGCCGCCGCCGTGGCCGAGGCCAAAGAGCGCCGCGCGACAGCGCCCGCCCTGGTGGTCCAGGGCTCGGCAGTGGGCTTTTACGGCCCGCAGCCCGGCGATCTCGTCCTGGACGAAGAGTCGCCTTCCGGAGGCGGCTTCCTGGCCGAGGTCTGCCGCAAGTGGGAGGCGGCCAGCCGACCCGTCGAGGAACTGGGCGTGCCGAGGGCCGTGGTGCGCACGGGCGTGGTGCTCGGTCCGGGCGGCGCCCTGGCCAAGATGGTTCCTCCGTTCCGGTTCTTCCTCGGCGGTCCCGTGGGCAGCGGGCGGCAGGTGCTTTCGTGGATTCACCTTGCGGACGAGGTGGGGGCCATCCGATACCTTATCGAAAACCGTCTCGGCGGCGTGTTCAATCTCACCTCGCCGCAGCCGGCCACATCCCGGGAGTTCGCCCGCGCCCTGGGCAGGGCTTTGCGCAGGCCCGCGCTGCTCCCTGTTCCGGGCTTCGCCCTGCGGCTGCTCTATGGGCGCATGGCCGACGAGGCGCTGCTCTCGGGCCAGCGCGCGCTGCCGAGCGCCCTGCTCCGGGCGGGGTACGAATTCCGCCGCCCGCAGCTGGACGCGGCCCTCGCGGACGCGGTGCAGGGCCTCTAGGCGCGGCGGCCCCGCCATCGGACAACGGCCCTTGAGCCCGGCGCGGCTCTGGTTTAGGGTTTGCGCGCATCGAGAACCACGGCCCCGGCAGGAGCGAGCATGGCAGGCAGAATTCTGATCATCGACGACGAAGAGGACATCCGTTTTTCCCTGCGGGGCATCCTCGAGGACGAGGGCCACGACGTCCGCGAGGCGGGCAGCGCGGAGCAGGGCCTGGAGGCTCTCGACGCCGAGCCGGCCGACGCGCTCTTCCTGGACATCTGGCTGCCCGGCATGGACGGGCTGGAAGCCCTGGAGCGCATCCACGCCTCCCGGCCCGACCTTCCCGTGGTCATGATCTCCGGGCACGGGACCATTGAAACCGCGGTGACCGCCCTGAAAAAGGGCGCTTTCGACTTCATCGAAAAGCCGCTCTCCCTGGACAAGGTCGTCACGGTCTGCCGCAACGCCCTGGAGCTTTCCCGGCTGGCCGAGGAAAACCGGGCGCTGCGCGCGCGCATCGGCGAGCAGCATCCCGTGCGGCTCACGGGTGAAAGCCCGGCCATCCGGACGCTGCGGCGGGCCATAGAGCAGGTCGCGCCCACGGACGCCTGGGTGCTGATCACCGGGGAAAACGGCACGGGCAAGGAAATAGTGGCCCGCTCCATCCACGCGGGCAGCCGCCGGGCGGACAAGCCCCTGGTGGCCGTGAACTGCGCGGCCATTCCTGAGGAGCTGATCGAATCCGAACTCTTCGGCCATGAAAAGGGCGCGTTCACCGGGGCGGAAACCGCCCAGGCCGGAAAATTCGAGCTGGCGGACAAGGGCACGCTCTTTCTCGACGAAATCGGGGACATGAGCCTGAAGACCCAGGCCAAGATCCTGCGCATTCTCCAGGAGCAGAGCTTCGAGCGCGTGGGCGGCCGCAAGACCATCAAGGTGGACGCGCGGGTCATCGCGGCCACGAACAAGAACCTCATGGACGAAATCCAGGAGGGCAACTTCCGCGAAGACCTCTATTACCGGCTCAAGGTCTTTCCGCTGGAG
It contains:
- the glpX gene encoding class II fructose-bisphosphatase, whose product is MEAPSKNLAMDLVRVTEAAALAAGRWLGRGDKNSGDQAAVDAMRLSFNSLDIDGRIVIGEGEKDEAPMLYNGERVGTGDGPAVDVAVDPVEGTNLLATGRPNAIAVVGVAPAGTMLDPGPSFYMQKLVVPAPARAVVDIEAPVGHNLKSIAKALGKDVDDLVVFVLDKPRHKPLIAEIRAAGARIQLHTDGDVNGALMAVNPRGDVDVMIGTGGTPEGVLAACAIRVMGGEMFARFDPQLEDEKKAMAEAGFDLTRVYTAADLVKSDDVFFAATGLSGGSFLKGVRYTGTGALTHSLVMRGHTGTIRYIESEHSWDKLMRFSSVKYD
- a CDS encoding chemotaxis protein CheW, translating into MSEDKLNNVIEDDFMDDEDGDSQKDKYLTFHLGNEDYGLDIRYVIEIVGIQKITEVPDMPGFVKGVINLRGQVIPVMDVRTRFKMEPRDYDDRTCVIVVRINETSIGLVVDTVNEVADIPEKNVSPPPQVSKGSGSRFIKGMGKIGDDVKILLNVDKLLYEEELEKIGSAA
- a CDS encoding sigma-54-dependent transcriptional regulator, translated to MAGRILIIDDEEDIRFSLRGILEDEGHDVREAGSAEQGLEALDAEPADALFLDIWLPGMDGLEALERIHASRPDLPVVMISGHGTIETAVTALKKGAFDFIEKPLSLDKVVTVCRNALELSRLAEENRALRARIGEQHPVRLTGESPAIRTLRRAIEQVAPTDAWVLITGENGTGKEIVARSIHAGSRRADKPLVAVNCAAIPEELIESELFGHEKGAFTGAETAQAGKFELADKGTLFLDEIGDMSLKTQAKILRILQEQSFERVGGRKTIKVDARVIAATNKNLMDEIQEGNFREDLYYRLKVFPLEVPPLRERSEDIPLLIRDFAARLVSEHAFKPLSFSEGAMHALVGYDWPGNVRELKNFVERMLIMYSGCEVGTDDLPAEMLGEFQARAACAGCRNAEAEAGNLPDGPVDLKQAKAEFEAHFLEAKLREYDGNVSRLAKAVGLERSSLYRKLRQYGIQMD
- a CDS encoding TIGR01777 family oxidoreductase, producing MLVIILGGTGFIGRALCAELLGAGHEVAVVSRSPAKVRSVLGEGVRALEGGGPGSWAGLLGPETAVVNLAGENIAARWTPERMRRILESRVRSGEAVAAAVAEAKERRATAPALVVQGSAVGFYGPQPGDLVLDEESPSGGGFLAEVCRKWEAASRPVEELGVPRAVVRTGVVLGPGGALAKMVPPFRFFLGGPVGSGRQVLSWIHLADEVGAIRYLIENRLGGVFNLTSPQPATSREFARALGRALRRPALLPVPGFALRLLYGRMADEALLSGQRALPSALLRAGYEFRRPQLDAALADAVQGL